GTGGAGGACATGGGTCGGGTGTGGGGAGAGAGGGCGGAGGAAGAGGAGGCCGCGACAGCAGGCGCGCGGCGCCCCTAGGCGAGCAGGGAGCTGCTGTTCGATACCGACGTCGTGCCGCTGCTCCCGTTGGCGCCGTTCGCGCCGGTCTGCCCCGTCTGTCCGGAGCGTCCGTTGGGGGCCTGCGTCGCCGACTGGCCACAGTTCGCCCCGTTCCACCCGCCCGGGCCCGCGGTGCCACCCACGCCGCCAGTGCCGCCCTGGCCAGCCAGTCCACCGGGGGAGCTCGGCTGGATGTTGCCGACCCGCGTGCCGTAGGTGACGACGATGTCCCCCCCATTCCCCCCGTTGCCGCCCTGGCCGCCAGCGCCCCCATCCAATCCGTCGCCGCCCGCACCGCCCTGCGCGGGGGGACAGTCGCCAAAGCAAGACGGGTCGTTGCTCCCGGCGTTGCCGCCCGGAGCGCCGCTGCCCCCGCGTCCACCAGCGCCACCGCTGCCACCGCTGCCACCCTGGCTCTGGATCATCAGGAAGGCGTTCGGGTCCTCCAGCGTCAGCGTGCCGATGCTGAGGATCAGCGTCGGCGCATCCCCCCCGGCCATGCCGGGAGCGCCACTGCCTCCCCGGCTCACCGCCGAGGCGCCGTTGGTGCCGCTCGTCGCGCAGGTGCAGCTCGGAGAAAAGCCACCCGTGTGCGTGCCATTGGTCCCGGGCTGGCCGGTATTCGTGCTCACGCTGTTGACGCCAGACACACCCGCAATCCCGTCGCTGCCGCCGACGCCATTGGTTCCCTGAAGCAACAAGTCAATGTTCTGTGGTGCCACGATGAACCTCTCTGATGGGACTGCGGGAGGGGACATGCCGGCCCGGCGCGCCGACGCCACACGAGGCCAGCGCACCGGCGTCAGATGAAGAGGCTGGTGTTGCTCGACTGGACGAACTGGACCTGGCCCTGGGTGCCGTTGCTGCCGGGCGCGCCATTCGAGCCAGGGGAGCCTGACCCGCTGTTCCCGTTTCCCTGCCCCGGTGACCCGGCAGCTCCGCCCTGACCGGCGGCGCCGCCCTGCCCCACCGTCCGGACCAGCTGGGTGGAGGAGCCGGGAGTCAGGGTCTGGTAGTAGATGAAGACGGTGCCGCCGTTGCCGCCGTTGCCACCGTTGCCGCCCTTGCCGCCGTTGCCGCCCTTGCCACCAGCGCCCTGGTTCGCCGCCTGGGTGCAGTTGTTCGACGTGTTGCCGGCAGGTCCTCCCGCGCCTCCCTGTCCCCCGGCACCGCCGGTGCCCCCGGCACCTCCATCTCCCCCGCCCACGGCGACCAGGAAGTTGCCGCTGATGTTGGTGACCTGGAAGATGACATCCGGGGCGTCCAGGCCGGTGGTGCCAGCGCTGGCATCGCCCCCCGTGATTCCGGTTCCTCCCGTCCCTCCATTGCCGGGCTGGCTGTTGCAGGCACCGCAGGAGCCGTCCGAGCCGCTCGGGCCCTGGGTTCCCGTCCCGCCCGGGCCGCCCGGCGCACCATTGGTGCCCGTGGCGCCATTGACACCGGTCGATGTGAGATTCGGGGTCTGCTGGTCGTCGAGTTGCATCGTCTCCTCCTGGAATGCGGGTACACGTCCCCTGTGCCGCCAACGTGTGCTGGCGGAGCGCGGGGAGGGTTGGGGGCAACAGATGAAAGGGCCGTCAGCCGAGTGCGCTCAGCAGTCGCACGAGGCGCCTTGCGCCAGCCGGGTCATGGTTGCCACGTTCATGCTGGTGGGAACCTGGAACTGGATCTGCCCGCCGTACTCGATGCAGACCTCGGTGAAGTTCACCACGTATGGATTGGCGTTGGTGTAGCTGCCCGGGGTGGACGGGGCGATGACGACGGAGGTGCCCGCCTTCACGCACAGCGTGTCCCCTGAGAAGACCCAGACCGCCTGGGGGAAGTGCACGGCGTTGATGATCTTCTCGTAGGAACTCACCCGCGCCGAGTCGCCGATCATCCACGCCCGCAGGGCCGCGCGGATGTTCTTGCGCAGCTCCGGTGTCAGGTTGTTCGGGCTGAGCTTGTCGTACCTGCTCTCCCAGGGCGGGGGGTAGGTGAGGGTGTCCTGCGTGCCGCCCGAGCGGATCTCGGAGTCGGGCACGCCTCCGCCCTGCTTGAGTTCGGCCACGCTGCGGACGGGCAGGAAGCTGGGGATGATGGCGGTGCGCTTCAGGTCCGAGGTGAGGAGAACGGGTCCCCGGAAGTCGCGCGTGTCGATCCGGATCTTCAGCGCCTCATCCACGTTCGCGCCCAATTGCTGGAGCCGAGCGCGATAACGTTCCTGCTGTTTCGGGGTGAGTCCAGCGAAACCTTTGGGCTTCATGGCAGTCCTGTCGTGTGGGTGGCCGCCTCCCCTCAAGGCCCGGGGAGGGTGGTGGCGGTCCCTCCCTGGGAGGGCGGAACGGATGCGTCGCCAACACGACAACCATGCTGCCACTGCGAACCAGCCCTCCCGCCAAGGCGGGCAGGAACCCGAGGAATCTGGCGCGCCTGAGAGGACTCGTGACCCGTGACCGGCGAACGGCGGGTGTCAACCGGGTTGTCGCGCTCCCCATGAAAAGAGCGGATTGGCATCGCTCCTCCCCGCCCGGAGCCTGACCGGCCCGGCGGGGAGCCAGGTGCGCATGGGACCTGTCCAGCGCGCGGCGGCGCTGCGCATGGCGTCCCCGTAGATGGCACGACGCCGCGCCATCACCAGCGCCTCCCGGCCAAAGTGCCGGTCATCCGGCGTGACGAACCGGATGCCGCTATGGAGGTGCTCGCTGTTGTACCAGGTGGCGAACCGCGCCACCCAGGCCCGGGCCTCCTCCAGCGAGGCAAAGGTCTGGCCGGGATAACTCGGCCGTTGCTTGAGCGTGCGGAAGAGGGCCTCGGAGAAAGGGTTGTCATCCGGCACGCGAGGCCGGCTGAAGGAAGCAACGATCCCCAGGTGCCGCAGGGTGCTCAGCAAGGCCGCCCCGCGCATGGGCCGGCCATTGTCCGAGTGCAGCACGAGTCCCGCGGGCTCGACTCCATTCTCCGCGCAGGCGCGCAGGATGAGCTCCGAGGCATGCCCGGCGGCCTCCTCCGGATGGATGCTCCAGCCCATGATGCGCCGGCTGAAGACATCCACCACGAGGTACAGGTACAGGAACGCGCCCCGTTCCGGGCCCTTGAGCGCGGAGATGTCCCAGCTCCAGACCTGGTTGGGACGCTCCGCCACCCAGCAGTGCTTCGGGGGCTCCGGCGAGTGGCGCGCCCGCGTCCGGAGCCGGCACCACCGCTCGCGGCGGAGGAGCCTGTAGAAGGTGGACTCCGAGGCCAGGTACCGGCCCTGGTCCGCCAGCCGGGGAACGAGCTGCCTGGGTGACAGCCCCCGGTAGGGCTCGGCGTGAAGCAGCTCCAGCACCTGCAGCCGCTCCTGCTCGGAGAGGCGATTGGCGGGTGGACGGTGCGCGCCCACGCGCCGGTCCTCGGCGAGCCAGGGCTGGCGCCAGCGCTGCAGCGTCCGGACCGAGATTCCCAGCAGCTGGCAGGCGGACGCGATGCGGGCCCCACGGGCCACGGCCTCATCGACGAGGGAGCAAATCCGAGCCCGGACCGCGGGCCCATGGTGACGTCCCCTGCCCCCCACCACGGCCTTTGGAGCCTGTCTCGAGAGTCGCAGCAGGGCGGCGGCCTCCGTCACCTGCCGTGCCATGCGCCGCAGCTGGCGCTCCAGCTCCCGGATGCGGTTCACCATGGCGGCGTGGGGCCAGCTCCCTTTTGACCTCTCGGGCCTGGGTCCAGGCCGCGAGTCCAAGCTTCGCATTGCCCTGCCTCCTGATTGCCAGCTCCAGCTCCGCATCGCCCTGTCTGGCTCGCCAGTGCTGTATGGCATTGGGCGCTGGGACTGAGCTGCGGGAGGGCTCGGGCCGGTAGCCCCCTGTTGAGACTTCCTAAGTAGGCCGCCAGGAGTTCCAAGACAAATTCTGGTCACTTACACATGGACCGTCCCAGTGGCGGTGACTCAGTCCTGGTCACGCCCGAACACCACGTTCCGCCAGTGCTCCATCTCCTCGTCGGAGGGCGTGGGGAACGCGGCCCCCACCTCACGGCTTCTCGACGCCGAGAACCGCGCGTGCTTGAGCTCCCTCAAGCGGGGGCGGAGCCGGGGCTGGAAGAGGAGAGCCCGGCCCAGGCTGTGACGGTGGAGTCGACGCTGGAGCGTCGCGCCGCGGTTCCTCCTGGGCTCCTGAGGGATCCTCGCGGCGCTTCCATGGTGTGATGGCTCCCGGAAGGGAGCACCGGGACATGGTGGAGAAGCAGGACTGGGGGAGGGATGCCTCCGCGCAAGAAGTGTGGGCCCACGTGGAAGCGGTGGGGACGCCCGGATGGCGACACGAGCTGGCCTCCTGGTGGCGGGGAGTCTCCGAGAAGGGCGTCCTCTTCCACGAGGGAGACCTGGAGGCCGACTCGCTCGTCATCGGCCCCCGGCCGCTCATTGTCTCTGGCAGCGTCCGGCTGAAGGGCCTGCTCGAGGACGGCCACGCGGCGGACCACACCCTCCTGGTGGTGCTGGGAGATTTGGAAGCAGAGAACGTGGCGACGTTCTCCGCCATGTTCATCGCGGGCAACGTCCGGATCCGAGGGCTGCTCTTCGGCGACTCGTATGGGGATGACGTCTTCTGTGTCGGCGGTGGGCTGAAGGCACGCGCCCTCGTCGAGCAGCACCACCACCTCCGGGTGTTGGGCCCGCTGGACGTGGACGTGCTCGTGGGCGACAAACTCACCGCGACGGAGAAGCCCCGCAGGAAGCTGGAGCCACACGAGGCGCTCCTGCCGGGGGCATTCACCGTGGAGGACGAGGACGAGAGCGACGTCACCGACTCGACGGTGGACCGGA
This DNA window, taken from Corallococcus coralloides DSM 2259, encodes the following:
- a CDS encoding IS3 family transposase; the protein is MRSWSWQSGGRAMRSLDSRPGPRPERSKGSWPHAAMVNRIRELERQLRRMARQVTEAAALLRLSRQAPKAVVGGRGRHHGPAVRARICSLVDEAVARGARIASACQLLGISVRTLQRWRQPWLAEDRRVGAHRPPANRLSEQERLQVLELLHAEPYRGLSPRQLVPRLADQGRYLASESTFYRLLRRERWCRLRTRARHSPEPPKHCWVAERPNQVWSWDISALKGPERGAFLYLYLVVDVFSRRIMGWSIHPEEAAGHASELILRACAENGVEPAGLVLHSDNGRPMRGAALLSTLRHLGIVASFSRPRVPDDNPFSEALFRTLKQRPSYPGQTFASLEEARAWVARFATWYNSEHLHSGIRFVTPDDRHFGREALVMARRRAIYGDAMRSAAARWTGPMRTWLPAGPVRLRAGRSDANPLFSWGARQPG